Proteins encoded together in one Argiope bruennichi chromosome 1, qqArgBrue1.1, whole genome shotgun sequence window:
- the LOC129971533 gene encoding ion transport peptide-like, giving the protein MNPIVILTVLLVATGTNAQEDSKRSFSDLGCMGVYDKAKFARLDRVCEECYQLFRESDVLTSCRSNCFKNEYFAGCVDELLLRKDQQRLDNMVDLLYGKRR; this is encoded by the exons ATGAATCCCATCGTCATCTTGACCGTCCTATTGGTAGCAACTGGTACAAATGCACAGGAGGATTCCAAGCGGAGTTTCTCGGATCTCGGCTGTATGGGCGTCTATGACAAAGCCAAGTTTGCTAGGTTAGACAGAGTGTGCGAAGAGTGTTACCAACTCTTCAGGGAATCAGACGTTCTCACTTCATGCAG ATCCAACtgcttcaaaaatgaatattttgcggGATGTGTCGACGAATTATTGCTGCGAAAGGATCAGCAGAGATTGGACAACATGGTTGACTTACTTTACGGTAAAAGAAGATGA
- the LOC129976205 gene encoding ion transport peptide-like produces the protein MKPMSVAYFLVLVLAGVSASVDREAKRSFSDLGCMGVYDKAKFARLDRVCEECYQLFRESDVHTSCRSNCFKNEYFTGCVDALLLRKDQQRLDYMVEQLYGRRK, from the exons ATGAAACCAATGTCCGTAGCATACTTTCTTGTCCTGGTGCTGGCAGGAGTGAGTGCCAGCGTTGATCGAGAAGCCAAGAGGAGTTTCTCGGATCTTGGCTGCATGGGCGTCTACGACAAGGCCAAATTTGCCAGACTGGACAGAGTGTGCGAGGAATGCTATCAGCTCTTCAGAGAATCAGACGTCCATACCTCATGCAG ATCTAACTGCTTCAAAAATGAGTACTTTACTGGATGCGTTGATGCTCTTCTGCTTCGAAAAGATCAACAGAGGTTGGATTACATGGTAGAACAACTTTACGGACGACGAAAATAA